A portion of the Magnolia sinica isolate HGM2019 chromosome 17, MsV1, whole genome shotgun sequence genome contains these proteins:
- the LOC131231617 gene encoding uncharacterized protein LOC131231617: protein MHNDLNHDPVAQVCGLDKRGRVRGLGHIPKTTIIASTPYINEIRERKGEIAEVKASMIVLKEQLENKFNECQNMMLNIGERLVEVQNQINTLVQPMQCSPGTAGSQGFYRSGDTSSHRDESAPPPPPLLRVEQICHLTDICSRVVARGRLIRDNAGIPPDCIKVILDVVEVPSANVFGDIEKTLADCDVGDVLVWPRVLTKT, encoded by the exons ATGCATAATGATTTAAATCACGACCCGGTGGCAcag GTTTGTGGTCTTGATAAAAGAGGACGTGTAAGGGGGTTAGGTCATATTCCAAAAACTACCATTATTGCTTCAACCCCttacattaatgaaattagagaaAGAAAGGGCGAAATTGCTGAGGTTAAAGCATCAATGATTGTATTAAAAGAGCAACTGGAAAACAAGTTCAACGAGTGCCAGAACATGATGTTGAACATTGGAGAACGTTTGGTTGAAGTTCAGAATCAAATAAATACTCTAGTTCAACCAATGCAATGCTCTCCTGGCACTGCTGGTTCTCAG GGGTTTTATCGATCTGGCGATACCTCAAGTCATCGTGATGAGTcagctccacctccacctccacttcTACGGGTGGAACAAATCTGTCATTTGACAGATATTTGTAGTCGAGTTGTTGCACGTGGGCGTCTGATTAGAGATAATGCAGGCATCCCTCCAGATTGCATCAAAGTTATATTGGATGTTGTTGAAGTTCCCAGTGCGAATGTGTTTGGTGACATTGAGAAGACGTTAGCCGATTGCGACGTGGGTGATGTTCTCGTTTGGCCTAGAGTGCTGACgaaaacatag